The Actinomyces sp. oral taxon 414 genome has a segment encoding these proteins:
- the dnaN gene encoding DNA polymerase III subunit beta, with translation MKLRVDRDVLAEAVTWTARSVPVRPPVPVLAGVRLEADEGSLVLASFDYEVSARCQVPADVEEGGVVLVSGRLLAEIAKSLPSKPVDLEVEGSKVAVSCGSARFSLAAMAADDYPGLPAMPGATGTVDAHDLARAVAQVVIAASRDETLPLLTSVQMQVEGERLTLMATDRYRLAVREMTWAPQDTGLTTHALLKARTLSDVAKSLTSTGDITVALTEAGASSSGLIGFEAGGRRTTSLLTDGDYPPVLRLFPETTTIHATVGREELMAAVRRVSLVADRSTPIHMSFTEGSLVLDAGTGDDARASEQLDAHLDGQDIATAFNPGYLLDGLGAITRPYVTFDFTHPSKPAVLTGVSEIGGETDPSFRYLIMPIRFGA, from the coding sequence GTGAAGCTCAGGGTTGACCGCGACGTCCTTGCCGAGGCCGTCACCTGGACCGCCCGCTCCGTGCCGGTCCGCCCCCCGGTGCCCGTCCTGGCCGGCGTGCGCCTGGAAGCCGACGAGGGCTCCCTGGTCCTGGCCTCCTTCGACTACGAGGTCTCGGCCCGCTGCCAGGTCCCCGCCGACGTCGAGGAGGGCGGTGTGGTGCTCGTCTCCGGCCGCCTGCTGGCCGAGATCGCCAAGTCCCTGCCCTCCAAGCCGGTCGACCTGGAGGTCGAGGGCTCCAAGGTCGCCGTCTCCTGCGGCTCCGCCCGCTTCTCCCTGGCGGCCATGGCGGCCGACGACTACCCGGGGCTGCCGGCCATGCCCGGCGCGACCGGGACCGTCGACGCCCACGACCTGGCCCGGGCCGTCGCCCAGGTCGTCATCGCCGCCTCCCGCGACGAGACCCTCCCGCTGCTCACCAGCGTCCAGATGCAGGTCGAGGGCGAGCGCCTGACCCTCATGGCCACCGACCGCTACCGCCTGGCGGTGCGCGAGATGACCTGGGCGCCGCAGGACACGGGCCTGACCACCCACGCGCTCCTCAAAGCCCGCACCCTGTCCGACGTCGCCAAGTCCCTGACCTCCACCGGAGACATCACCGTGGCCCTGACGGAGGCCGGCGCCTCCTCCAGCGGGCTCATCGGCTTCGAGGCCGGCGGGCGGCGCACCACGAGCCTGCTGACCGACGGCGACTACCCCCCGGTCCTGCGCCTGTTCCCGGAGACGACGACGATCCACGCCACCGTCGGGCGCGAGGAGCTCATGGCCGCGGTGCGGCGCGTGAGCCTCGTAGCCGACCGCTCCACGCCCATCCACATGTCCTTCACCGAGGGCAGTCTGGTGCTGGACGCCGGGACCGGCGACGACGCCCGGGCCTCCGAGCAGCTCGACGCCCACCTCGACGGCCAGGACATCGCCACGGCCTTCAACCCCGGTTACCTCCTCGACGGCCTGGGCGCCATCACCCGGCCCTACGTCACCTTCGACTTCACCCACCCGTCCAAGCCGGCGGTGCTCACCGGCGTCAGCGAGATCGGCGGCGAGACGGACCCCTCCTTCCGCTACCTCATCATGCCGATCCGCTTCGGCGCCTGA
- the gyrB gene encoding DNA topoisomerase (ATP-hydrolyzing) subunit B, with the protein MTTPVDTAPADTGTGVGQGSADYGASDITVLEGLEAVRKRPGMYIGSTGERGLHHLVYEVVDNAVDEALAGFCDHIEVTIQADGGLRVVDNGRGIPVDEHPTEHKPTVEVVMTILHAGGKFGGGGYAVSGGLHGVGISVVNALSTRVDTEVRRQGHVWRMSFGDGGRPITPLIRGEATEETGTTQVFYPDPAIFETVVFDYETLRRRFQQMAFLNKGLRITLTDEREGVNDEGDEITGDVLGPADDPVKGRRAVTYWYEHGLRDYVAFLNRSKKVELIHPQIIDFEAERALDAARGISLEIAMQWTSAYSESVHTYANTINTTEGGTHEEGFRTALTTLVNKYARDKGLLKDKDDNLTGDDIREGLTAVISVKLSEPQFEGQTKTKLGNTEARTFVQQTVYERLGDWLDSHPADARAVITKATQAAAARLAARKAREATRRKGVLESASMPGKLRDCSSRDAAECEIFIVEGDSAGGSAVGGRDPEHQAIMPIRGKILNVEKARLDRALSSDTIRSLITAFGTGIGEEFDISKLRYGKIVIMADADVDGQHIATLLLTLLFRYMRPLIEQGHTYIAMPPLYRLKWSNAEHEFAYSDAERDHKLRAGAQAGRRLPKDGGIQRYKGLGEMNDHELWETTMDPTARILKQVTLDEAADADETFAILMGDDVEQRRSFIQRNAADVRFLDI; encoded by the coding sequence GTGACCACACCCGTCGATACCGCCCCCGCCGATACGGGCACGGGCGTCGGGCAGGGATCCGCCGACTACGGCGCCAGCGACATCACCGTCCTGGAGGGCCTGGAGGCCGTCCGCAAAAGGCCCGGCATGTACATCGGGTCCACCGGCGAACGCGGTCTGCACCACCTGGTGTACGAGGTGGTCGACAACGCCGTGGATGAGGCCCTGGCGGGCTTCTGCGACCACATCGAGGTGACCATCCAGGCCGACGGCGGCCTGAGGGTCGTCGACAACGGCCGCGGCATCCCCGTCGACGAGCACCCCACCGAGCACAAGCCCACCGTCGAGGTCGTCATGACCATCCTGCACGCCGGCGGCAAGTTCGGCGGCGGCGGCTACGCCGTCTCCGGCGGCCTGCACGGCGTGGGCATCTCCGTGGTCAACGCCCTGTCCACCCGGGTGGACACCGAGGTCCGGCGTCAGGGGCACGTGTGGCGCATGAGCTTCGGCGACGGCGGCAGACCCATCACACCGCTGATCAGGGGCGAGGCCACGGAGGAGACCGGCACCACCCAGGTCTTCTACCCCGATCCGGCGATCTTCGAGACGGTCGTCTTCGACTACGAGACCCTGCGCCGTCGCTTCCAGCAGATGGCCTTCCTCAACAAGGGCCTGCGCATTACGCTCACCGACGAGCGCGAGGGCGTCAACGACGAGGGCGACGAGATCACCGGGGACGTGCTCGGCCCGGCCGACGACCCCGTCAAGGGCCGCCGCGCCGTCACCTACTGGTACGAGCACGGCCTGCGCGACTACGTCGCCTTCCTCAACCGGTCGAAGAAGGTCGAGCTCATCCACCCCCAGATCATTGACTTCGAGGCCGAGCGGGCGCTGGACGCCGCCCGCGGCATCAGCCTGGAGATCGCCATGCAGTGGACCAGCGCCTACTCCGAGTCCGTCCACACCTACGCCAACACGATCAACACCACCGAGGGCGGCACCCACGAGGAGGGCTTCCGCACGGCGCTGACCACCCTGGTCAACAAGTACGCCCGCGACAAGGGCCTGCTCAAGGACAAGGACGACAACCTCACCGGAGACGACATCCGCGAGGGCCTGACCGCCGTCATCTCCGTCAAGCTCTCCGAGCCCCAGTTCGAGGGCCAGACCAAGACCAAGCTCGGCAACACCGAGGCCCGCACCTTCGTCCAGCAGACCGTCTACGAGCGCCTGGGCGACTGGCTCGACTCCCACCCCGCCGACGCCCGGGCCGTCATCACCAAGGCCACCCAGGCCGCCGCCGCGCGCCTGGCCGCCCGCAAGGCCCGCGAGGCCACCCGCCGCAAGGGGGTGCTGGAGTCCGCCTCCATGCCCGGCAAGCTGCGCGACTGCTCCTCGCGCGACGCCGCCGAGTGCGAGATCTTCATTGTCGAGGGCGACTCCGCGGGCGGCTCCGCCGTCGGCGGGCGCGACCCCGAGCACCAGGCGATCATGCCGATCCGCGGAAAAATCCTCAATGTGGAGAAGGCGCGCCTGGACCGGGCCCTGTCCTCCGACACCATCCGCTCCCTCATCACCGCCTTCGGCACCGGCATTGGCGAGGAGTTCGACATCTCCAAGCTGCGCTACGGCAAAATCGTCATTATGGCCGACGCCGACGTCGACGGCCAGCACATCGCCACCCTGCTGCTGACCCTCCTGTTCCGCTACATGCGCCCCCTCATCGAGCAGGGCCACACCTACATCGCCATGCCACCGCTGTACCGCCTCAAGTGGTCCAACGCCGAGCACGAGTTCGCCTACTCCGACGCCGAGCGCGATCACAAGCTCAGGGCCGGGGCGCAGGCCGGCCGCCGTCTGCCCAAGGACGGCGGCATCCAGCGCTACAAGGGCCTGGGCGAGATGAACGACCACGAGCTGTGGGAGACCACCATGGACCCCACGGCCCGGATCCTCAAGCAGGTCACCCTCGACGAGGCCGCCGACGCGGACGAGACCTTCGCGATCCTCATGGGCGACGACGTCGAGCAGCGCCGCTCCTTCATCCAGCGCAATGCCGCCGACGTGAGGTTCCTCGACATCTGA
- the gyrA gene encoding DNA gyrase subunit A: protein MSETTTELGPARDRIQPVDLQMEMQRSYLDYAMSVIVGRALPDVRDGLKPVHRRVLYAMYDGGYRPTASFSKSSRVVGEVMGNYHPHGDAAIYDALARLVQWWSLRYPLVAGQGNFGTPGNLGPAAPRYTECKMAPLAMEMVRDIDEDSVDFQDNYDGRNQEPVILPSRFPNLLVNGSEGIAVGMATRIPPHNLREVATGVQWFLDHPDASREELLEALIARIPGPDFPTGATILGRRGIEDAYRTGRGSITQRAVVSVEEIQGRQCLVVTELPYQVNPDNLADKIAQLVRDGQVGGIADIRDETSGRTGQRLVIVLKRDAVAKVVLNNLYKRTQLQDNFPANMLALVDGVPRTLSLDGFVRHWVAHQIDVIVRRSRYRLRRAEERLHILQGLLTAIDALDAVIALIRRSPTTDEARSGLMSLLGVDEAQAEAILSLQLRRLAALERLKIQQEAEELRARVADLRDIIASPERQRGIVSSELAEIVDKYGDERRTRIVPFDGEMSMEDLIPEEDVVVTITRSGYAKRTRTDAYRSQHRGGKGVKGAALREDDVVDHFFVTTTHRWLLFFTNLGRVYRAKAYELPEGGRDAKGQHVANLLAFQQDEEIAQVMELGDYDQADYLVLATRRGLVKKTRLAEYDSNRSGGVIAINLRANGDGVNDELVSASLLSAGQDLLLVSRGGQSLRFRADDETLRPTGRATSGVTGMRFREGDSLLAMDVVDPQWGDADLFVVTEGGYAKRTAVADYPTKGRGGLGVKVASLVEERGSLVGALVTAPGDEVLCIMASGKVVRSAVAEVSRTGRATQGVTFAKPDDGDRIIAVARSAERELDDDRTAGSGPAGGPGRKSEEGIVSAPSPGPARGGDDAVSSGHGTDSEEQA, encoded by the coding sequence GTGAGCGAGACCACCACCGAGCTCGGACCCGCCCGTGACCGCATCCAGCCGGTCGACCTCCAGATGGAGATGCAGCGCTCCTACCTCGACTACGCCATGAGCGTCATCGTGGGCCGGGCCCTGCCGGACGTGCGCGACGGCCTCAAACCGGTCCACCGCCGCGTCCTGTACGCCATGTACGACGGCGGCTACCGCCCCACCGCCTCCTTCTCCAAGTCCTCGCGCGTCGTCGGCGAGGTCATGGGCAACTACCACCCGCACGGCGACGCGGCCATCTACGACGCCCTGGCGCGCCTGGTGCAGTGGTGGTCCCTGCGCTACCCGCTGGTGGCCGGGCAGGGCAACTTCGGCACCCCCGGCAACCTGGGGCCCGCCGCGCCGCGGTACACCGAGTGCAAGATGGCGCCGCTGGCCATGGAGATGGTCCGCGACATCGACGAGGACAGCGTCGACTTCCAGGACAACTACGACGGGCGCAACCAGGAGCCGGTCATCCTGCCGTCCCGCTTCCCCAACCTGCTGGTCAACGGCTCCGAGGGCATTGCGGTGGGCATGGCCACGCGCATCCCCCCGCACAACCTGCGCGAGGTCGCCACCGGCGTCCAGTGGTTCCTCGACCACCCCGACGCCTCCCGCGAGGAGCTGCTCGAGGCCCTCATCGCGCGCATCCCCGGCCCCGACTTCCCCACCGGGGCCACCATCCTGGGCCGCCGGGGCATCGAGGACGCCTACCGCACCGGCCGCGGGTCGATCACCCAGCGGGCCGTGGTCAGCGTCGAGGAGATCCAGGGCCGCCAGTGCCTGGTGGTCACCGAGCTGCCCTACCAGGTCAACCCCGACAACCTGGCGGACAAGATCGCCCAGCTCGTGCGCGACGGGCAGGTCGGCGGCATCGCCGACATCCGCGACGAGACCTCCGGGCGCACCGGCCAGCGGCTGGTCATCGTCCTCAAGCGCGACGCCGTGGCCAAGGTGGTCCTCAACAACCTCTACAAGCGCACCCAGCTCCAGGACAACTTCCCCGCCAATATGCTCGCCCTGGTCGACGGCGTGCCGCGCACCCTGAGCCTGGACGGCTTCGTGCGCCACTGGGTGGCCCACCAGATCGACGTCATTGTGCGCCGCTCGCGCTACCGGCTGCGCCGGGCCGAGGAGCGCCTGCACATCCTCCAGGGCCTGCTGACGGCCATTGACGCCCTCGACGCCGTCATCGCCCTCATCCGCCGCTCGCCCACCACCGACGAGGCGCGCAGCGGGCTCATGAGCCTGCTCGGCGTCGACGAGGCCCAGGCCGAGGCGATCCTGTCGCTCCAGTTGCGCCGCCTGGCCGCCCTGGAGCGCCTCAAGATCCAGCAGGAGGCCGAGGAGCTGCGGGCCAGGGTCGCCGACCTGCGCGACATTATCGCCTCCCCCGAGCGCCAGCGGGGCATTGTCTCGAGCGAGCTGGCCGAGATCGTCGACAAGTACGGCGACGAGCGCCGCACCCGTATCGTGCCCTTCGACGGGGAGATGAGCATGGAGGACCTCATCCCCGAGGAGGACGTGGTCGTCACCATCACCCGCTCCGGCTACGCCAAGCGCACCCGCACCGACGCCTACCGCTCCCAGCACCGCGGCGGCAAGGGCGTCAAGGGCGCGGCCCTGCGCGAGGACGACGTCGTCGACCACTTCTTCGTCACCACCACCCACCGCTGGCTGCTGTTCTTCACCAACCTGGGCCGGGTCTACCGCGCCAAGGCCTACGAGCTGCCCGAGGGCGGGCGCGACGCCAAGGGGCAGCACGTGGCCAACCTGCTGGCCTTCCAGCAGGACGAGGAGATCGCCCAGGTCATGGAGCTGGGCGACTACGACCAGGCCGACTACCTCGTCCTGGCCACGCGCCGCGGCCTGGTCAAGAAGACCCGCCTGGCCGAGTACGACTCCAACCGCTCCGGCGGCGTCATCGCCATCAACCTGCGGGCCAACGGCGACGGGGTCAACGACGAGCTGGTCTCCGCCTCCCTGCTCAGCGCCGGTCAGGACCTCCTCCTGGTCTCCCGCGGCGGGCAGTCCCTGCGCTTCCGCGCCGACGACGAGACCCTGCGCCCCACCGGCCGCGCCACCAGCGGCGTGACCGGCATGCGCTTCCGCGAGGGGGACTCGCTGCTGGCCATGGACGTCGTCGACCCGCAGTGGGGCGACGCCGACCTGTTCGTGGTCACCGAGGGCGGCTACGCCAAGCGCACCGCCGTCGCCGACTACCCGACCAAGGGGCGCGGCGGCCTGGGCGTCAAGGTGGCCAGCCTGGTCGAGGAGCGGGGCTCCCTCGTGGGCGCGCTGGTGACCGCTCCCGGCGACGAGGTCCTGTGCATTATGGCCTCGGGCAAGGTCGTGCGCTCGGCGGTGGCCGAGGTCTCCCGCACCGGCCGGGCCACGCAGGGCGTGACCTTCGCCAAGCCCGACGACGGCGACCGCATTATCGCCGTGGCCCGCAGTGCCGAGCGGGAGCTCGACGACGATCGGACGGCCGGGTCCGGTCCGGCGGGAGGCCCCGGGCGAAAGAGTGAGGAGGGCATCGTTTCTGCCCCGTCCCCGGGACCTGCGCGGGGTGGCGATGACGCGGTATCGTCGGGCCACGGCACCGACAGTGAGGAGCAGGCATGA
- a CDS encoding DUF3566 domain-containing protein has protein sequence MSQPASFPSPGGQAENQGTAAFAADPIQAQNDGADASASSKGSKKGKKTVAGPRRVRLSLTRINPLSVMKVSFLLSVAAGIMLVVAAAFVWFMLDAMHVFSTIRDLVGTVMDSKSNAYTALLEYLKLSRAISMATIIAVINIILATALSTIGALLYNVTAAFVGGVHLTLADE, from the coding sequence ATGAGCCAGCCGGCGTCCTTCCCATCCCCGGGTGGGCAGGCTGAGAACCAGGGCACCGCCGCCTTCGCGGCCGACCCCATCCAGGCCCAGAACGATGGAGCCGACGCTTCGGCGTCGTCCAAGGGCTCGAAGAAGGGCAAGAAGACCGTTGCGGGCCCACGGCGCGTACGTCTATCGCTCACGCGCATCAACCCCCTCTCCGTCATGAAGGTCTCCTTCCTGTTGAGCGTGGCGGCGGGGATCATGCTCGTCGTGGCGGCCGCCTTCGTGTGGTTCATGCTCGACGCCATGCACGTGTTCTCCACCATCAGGGACCTGGTGGGCACGGTGATGGACTCCAAGTCCAACGCCTACACGGCGCTGCTGGAGTACCTCAAGCTCTCGCGGGCGATCTCGATGGCCACGATCATCGCGGTCATCAACATCATCCTGGCGACCGCACTGTCCACCATCGGCGCACTCCTGTACAATGTGACGGCCGCCTTCGTCGGTGGGGTTCATCTCACACTGGCGGACGAGTAA
- the dnaA gene encoding chromosomal replication initiator protein DnaA gives MPDQATMKWEAALELLAASGELGPGKVSVLRMTRVIDVDGVLVLVVGFAFARTIIDLNRPAISRALAQVWGRDVAFEVTIDTSAEAISPRSRPGPTLRQSFARPTGPVPTPTSLPQQPSPMTPATPVTPVTPLAAVPSPVPGAEPLTAVPPSDYGGYLSTPQPTASPESRTSLNPDASRLNPRYTFDTYVQGASNRLARAAAFAVAEAPARANLNPLDLSLDDNQRAYNPLFIYGGSGLGKTHLLHAIGNYARKLYPGIRVKYVSSEEFVSDFIASVADGHMDSFKDRYRKVDILLLDDVQFLGGKEQTLEEFFHTFNALYMEDKQIVLTSDQPPHELKGFEERLISRFVVGLTTDVQPPDLETRTAILSRKARADGLDLPMDVLEYIATRVTTNIRELEGALIRVSAFASLNKQPIDRTLAEMVLKDIISDPAGEEITSALIMAQTADYFGMTIDDLCNESRKKTFVHVRHVAMYLCRELTDLSLPQIGREFGGRDHTTVMSANRKIRKQMAERRSTFNEVTELTSRIKQAAQTPPR, from the coding sequence GTGCCCGACCAGGCCACCATGAAGTGGGAAGCCGCCCTCGAGCTGCTCGCAGCCTCGGGCGAGCTGGGCCCGGGCAAGGTCAGCGTGCTGCGGATGACGCGTGTCATCGATGTCGACGGCGTCCTCGTACTCGTCGTCGGATTCGCCTTCGCGCGCACTATCATCGACCTCAACCGCCCCGCCATCAGCCGGGCCCTGGCCCAGGTGTGGGGACGCGACGTCGCCTTCGAAGTGACGATCGACACCTCCGCGGAGGCCATCTCCCCCCGCTCCCGCCCCGGGCCCACGCTGCGCCAGTCCTTCGCGCGGCCGACCGGCCCGGTGCCGACTCCGACCTCCCTGCCGCAGCAGCCCTCGCCCATGACGCCCGCCACCCCGGTGACGCCCGTCACTCCACTGGCCGCCGTCCCGTCCCCCGTGCCGGGCGCCGAGCCGCTGACCGCCGTCCCGCCGTCGGACTACGGCGGCTACCTGTCCACCCCGCAGCCGACGGCGTCCCCGGAGTCCAGGACGAGCCTCAACCCCGACGCCTCGCGCCTCAACCCGCGCTACACCTTCGACACCTACGTCCAGGGCGCCTCGAACCGCCTGGCCCGGGCCGCGGCCTTCGCCGTCGCCGAGGCCCCGGCCCGGGCGAACCTCAACCCCCTGGACCTGAGCCTCGACGACAACCAGCGCGCCTACAACCCCCTGTTCATCTACGGCGGGTCGGGCCTGGGCAAGACCCACCTGCTGCACGCCATCGGCAACTACGCGCGCAAGCTCTACCCCGGCATCCGCGTCAAGTACGTCTCCAGCGAGGAGTTCGTCTCCGACTTCATCGCCTCCGTGGCCGACGGCCACATGGACAGCTTCAAGGACCGCTACCGCAAGGTCGACATCCTCCTGCTCGACGACGTCCAGTTCCTGGGCGGCAAGGAGCAGACCCTGGAGGAGTTCTTCCACACCTTCAACGCCCTGTACATGGAGGACAAGCAGATCGTCCTGACCTCCGACCAGCCGCCCCACGAGCTCAAGGGCTTCGAGGAGCGCCTCATCTCGCGCTTCGTCGTCGGGCTGACCACCGACGTCCAGCCGCCGGACCTGGAGACCCGGACCGCGATCCTGTCCCGCAAGGCCCGCGCCGACGGCCTGGACCTGCCCATGGACGTCCTGGAGTACATCGCCACCCGGGTGACCACCAACATCCGCGAGCTCGAGGGCGCCCTCATCCGCGTCAGCGCCTTCGCCTCGCTCAACAAGCAGCCCATCGACCGGACCCTGGCGGAGATGGTCCTCAAGGACATTATCTCCGACCCCGCCGGGGAGGAGATCACCTCGGCCCTCATCATGGCGCAGACGGCCGACTACTTCGGCATGACCATTGACGACCTGTGCAACGAGAGCCGCAAGAAGACCTTCGTGCACGTGCGCCACGTGGCCATGTACCTGTGCCGCGAGCTGACCGACCTCTCCCTGCCCCAGATCGGCCGGGAGTTCGGCGGGCGCGACCACACCACGGTCATGAGCGCCAACCGCAAGATCCGCAAGCAGATGGCCGAGCGCCGCTCCACCTTCAACGAGGTCACCGAGCTCACCAGCCGCATCAAGCAGGCCGCCCAGACCCCGCCCCGCTGA
- the rnpA gene encoding ribonuclease P protein component, whose amino-acid sequence MLPAAHRMLRSEDFTTAVRSGARSGNRRLVIHYRAGGAGATAPALVGVVVPKNQVARAAHRNRIKRRVRALMAQRTAGLEPGARLVVRALAGADGATSRQLGADIDRLLARSREPGRGARR is encoded by the coding sequence GTGCTTCCGGCCGCCCATCGCATGCTGCGCAGTGAGGACTTCACGACCGCGGTGAGATCGGGTGCGCGCAGCGGGAACCGCAGACTCGTCATCCACTACCGCGCCGGCGGGGCCGGGGCCACGGCCCCGGCGCTCGTCGGCGTCGTCGTGCCCAAGAACCAGGTGGCCCGGGCGGCCCACCGCAACCGGATCAAGCGCCGCGTGCGCGCCCTCATGGCGCAGCGCACGGCCGGTCTCGAGCCGGGCGCGCGCCTGGTCGTGCGCGCCCTGGCCGGGGCGGACGGGGCGACGAGCCGCCAGCTGGGCGCGGATATCGACCGGCTGCTGGCCCGCAGCCGCGAGCCGGGGCGGGGGGCGCGACGATGA
- the rpmH gene encoding 50S ribosomal protein L34, whose translation MTKRTFQPNNRHRAKVHGFRKRMSTRAGRAVLAARRRKGRARLAA comes from the coding sequence GTGACCAAGCGGACCTTCCAGCCGAACAACCGCCATCGCGCCAAGGTGCATGGCTTCCGCAAGCGCATGTCCACCCGGGCCGGGCGCGCCGTGCTCGCCGCGCGGCGCCGCAAGGGCCGCGCGCGTCTCGCCGCCTGA
- the recF gene encoding DNA replication/repair protein RecF (All proteins in this family for which functions are known are DNA-binding proteins that assist the filamentation of RecA onto DNA for the initiation of recombination or recombinational repair.), which produces MHVSDLSLDDFRSYHRLVISLEPGVTALIGPNGQGKTNLIEAVDYLSGLSSHRAGADTALVRRAGPGEEQPGGAVLRARVVHGRRPTVMELEIIAGRANRARLNRGSVRPRELLGVLRTVLFSPEDLALVREEPAGRRRLLDDLAVALRPALAGVRAEHDKILAQRAGLLRSARAARTPTASMLTTLEVWDAQLAAAASRLIAARIDVVERLRPWVADAYGAVSADPSPAFIAYRSSLALHEGAPEPDPRAGGERPEVEAGLADADATAARLESAMRALRTREIDRGANLVGAHRDDLSLFLGPLPARGFASHGEQWSLALALRLASYEMLRHDVDAYGGDGEPVLLLDDVFSSLDDARRRALARLVAGARQVLVTAASEQDVPTELAGARWRVEGSELSRG; this is translated from the coding sequence GTGCACGTCTCCGACCTCTCCCTGGACGACTTCCGCTCCTACCACCGACTCGTGATCTCCCTCGAGCCCGGGGTCACGGCCCTCATCGGCCCCAACGGGCAGGGCAAGACCAACCTCATCGAGGCCGTCGACTACCTGTCGGGCCTGTCCAGCCACCGCGCGGGCGCGGACACCGCGCTCGTACGCCGCGCCGGGCCGGGGGAGGAGCAGCCTGGCGGAGCGGTGCTGCGGGCCCGGGTCGTCCACGGCCGACGCCCCACCGTCATGGAGCTCGAGATCATCGCCGGGCGGGCCAACCGGGCCCGCCTCAACCGGGGATCCGTGCGCCCCCGCGAACTGCTCGGAGTGCTGCGCACCGTCCTGTTCTCCCCCGAGGACCTGGCCCTGGTGCGCGAGGAGCCGGCCGGGCGGCGCCGACTCCTCGACGACCTGGCCGTCGCCCTGCGACCCGCCCTGGCCGGCGTGCGCGCCGAGCACGACAAGATCCTCGCCCAGCGCGCCGGCCTGCTCAGGTCCGCCCGCGCCGCCCGGACCCCGACCGCCTCCATGCTGACCACCCTGGAGGTGTGGGACGCCCAGCTCGCCGCGGCGGCCTCCCGCCTCATCGCCGCGCGCATCGACGTCGTCGAGCGCCTGCGGCCCTGGGTGGCCGACGCCTACGGGGCGGTCAGCGCGGACCCCTCCCCCGCGTTCATCGCCTACCGCTCCAGCCTGGCCCTGCACGAGGGGGCGCCCGAGCCCGACCCGCGCGCCGGCGGGGAGCGGCCAGAGGTCGAGGCCGGACTGGCCGACGCCGATGCCACCGCCGCCCGCCTGGAGTCGGCCATGAGGGCGCTGCGCACCAGGGAGATCGACCGCGGCGCCAACCTCGTGGGCGCCCACCGCGACGACCTGTCCCTCTTCCTGGGCCCCCTGCCCGCCCGCGGTTTCGCCTCCCACGGCGAGCAGTGGTCCCTGGCACTGGCCCTGCGCCTGGCCTCCTACGAGATGCTGCGCCACGACGTCGACGCCTACGGGGGCGACGGCGAGCCCGTCCTCCTGCTCGACGACGTCTTCTCCTCCCTGGACGACGCCCGCCGCCGGGCCCTGGCCCGCCTCGTGGCCGGCGCCCGGCAGGTGCTGGTGACCGCCGCCTCCGAGCAGGACGTGCCCACCGAGCTGGCCGGGGCGCGGTGGCGGGTGGAGGGATCGGAGCTGAGCCGTGGATGA
- a CDS encoding DUF721 domain-containing protein, with the protein MDETPLPPGEDVDALALQILARAQARAHRGGDARRSLDRGTAGVDGVAAWDAPRRRRPRADEDPELDRGPGLAPGRDRPGPTRFDPRPGGADLRRAFAERGWAGKLAMAQLVVRWSKIVGPQIAEHAEIVSFDVGRLELRASSSAWAQQLRLLMPTIQRAVDEEMRRARPRNPPRVEIRVLGPGAPSWTRGRFGPVRGARGPRDTYG; encoded by the coding sequence GTGGATGAGACCCCCCTCCCCCCGGGCGAGGACGTCGACGCCCTGGCCCTGCAGATCCTGGCCCGCGCCCAGGCGCGCGCCCACCGGGGCGGCGACGCGCGGCGCTCCCTCGATCGCGGGACCGCCGGGGTCGACGGCGTGGCCGCCTGGGACGCGCCCCGGCGCCGTCGGCCCCGCGCCGACGAGGACCCCGAGCTCGACCGCGGCCCGGGACTGGCCCCCGGCCGCGACCGCCCCGGGCCCACGCGCTTCGACCCGCGCCCGGGCGGCGCGGACCTGCGGCGGGCCTTCGCCGAGCGGGGCTGGGCCGGCAAGCTGGCCATGGCGCAGCTGGTGGTGCGCTGGTCCAAGATCGTGGGCCCTCAGATCGCCGAGCACGCCGAGATCGTGTCCTTCGACGTCGGCCGCCTGGAGCTGCGGGCCTCCTCCAGCGCCTGGGCGCAGCAGCTGCGCCTGCTCATGCCCACGATCCAGCGGGCGGTGGACGAGGAGATGCGCCGCGCGCGCCCGCGCAACCCCCCGCGCGTGGAGATCCGGGTGCTGGGGCCGGGCGCGCCGAGCTGGACGCGCGGGCGCTTCGGGCCCGTGAGGGGCGCGCGTGGGCCCCGGGACACCTACGGGTGA